In Homo sapiens chromosome 8, GRCh38.p14 Primary Assembly, the genomic window GTCTTAAAGGTTCTATTGCTCTTCAACGATCTTAGTGTactttgaaatataaaagtaataattatcATTGGAACAGTTATTCTAAATCTAAAAAGATAACTCCCATAGCAATATTTGTTTACTCAGAACATATTTTCACTtccaatatatgtaaaatttctcACAAAGAACAGAACTCACAGTTTGAACAGAAACCTCAGTGTTTAAATCTCCACATTCAGTAAAATAAACGCTACATAGTAGGTTGTTCTGAATATAAATCACGCACTTAACTAAATGGGATATAATTTCTAACTTGTgttaaaagtgaagaaataattttttatgtgaagCCTTGTCCCAACTCAGTCAAGTGCAAGATTATCATATGATACAAATCAAACTCTACTAACACAGCACATTTGTCAGAGACTTGAAGGCAGATACATAACTACAGCTGGGGAACTGGATGTCCTTCAGCTAGGgtgtaatgaaagaaaaaagcgTATCATAGATCAGGTCCCAGTTTTAATTACTTCATTGATGACAATGCCTtactttatttattgaaaaatgtttCTTCCACTGAAAATACACTTCTAATTTTATAATGCAAGACAGTAGGGGAAAAAATAGGAgcccatgtaaaaaaaaaaaatccactcttAGAATCTGAAGTTATTGATCAGATATGCAATGACTTTTTTCTGCTGTGATGATAATCAAATCTTTTTTCTTAAGTACTGACTTGCCAATTTATCTTTGATAACTGATTCAGAAAGATAAATGAACCTTGTGACTTTACATATGagaatatgtacatatgtatatatatattctaagaaGTTATGTCCCATGATCTGACCCATActtctgatttaaaatataactaaattCTCTCAATAAAACAGTactaattttaagttttaaactgAAATCACCCTTTTACCACACTGTTCtcattctctttactttttatttttacattatttctataaatactaaaaaaaaaccccaaaatcccCAATCTTGAAACCAACTTACATTAGAGGTCTGAGGTTagtttataacttttaaaatattttgttaaaatgtaaaaaacctgaaattacaaacaaaaaaatttataattttacagtatatatagaattttttttaaaaaaatattctgaacTGTTTTTATATAAGtaatcaaatgttatttttttaaatgaaactccTTTACAGGCTAGAGGAGGATATGTGGTATTGCCCCATTAGAAATCAatacacatttcatttttttatgctgGTACTTCAACTATTTCAAAGTAGTCATTTGGTAGAATCACATAACCTCTTTCTGATACGTCGTCTTTCTCTTTCTGGAAGTGAACAACCTCCTTTAATTTTTCAAGCTGCCGTTCTTGCCTTCTGCATCGCTGCTGTGCGGTCTTGAGCTTCTTTCTGAGTTTTTCAACTTGCTGTTCTAGCTGATGAATCCTTTTCCGCTGGTGCATTGTATCCTCCACAGTATAGTTGTGGTCACAGAAAACTGAGAGATTAACAGGGGTCTGAAGAGGCGGCATTAGTAATCCAATAGCAGCATCAACCTGGGAAACAGGAGGCGGTAAAGGAGGTGGGGGAAGCTGTTCCTGTGGCTCCAGAAGATcttctttctaaaacaaaaatacaaagtatgTTTGAATTTAGTAACTAAAAACAGTTTAAAAGAATCTGTGGactgaccaggcgcagtggctcatgcctataatcctagtacttttgTGAGgaagaggtgggcggatcacctgaggtcaggagtttgagaccagcctggccaacatggtgaaaccctgtctctgctaaaaatacaaaaattagccagatgtggtggtgcacgcctataatcccagctacttgggcggctgaggcaagagaattgcttgaaactgggaggcggaggttgcagtgagccaagatcatgtcactgcactccagcctgggcaacaaagactttgtctccaaaaaataaataaataaataaataataaaagaatctgTGGAATTTAAGAAATACTGACTTTTTTTGGGAATCAGTGGTATAGAAACAttccaaaatgagaaaacagtttCAGTTTGAATAAACTTTTCTACCTGAAGTAGAGGGACGGTGCAGGAAAGAGACAAAATGAATCATCAGATCTAATTAAATATTAAGcactgaggagaaaaaaatgctttgaaactAAACTGTCACTGATAAAGAAAACCCAAAACTTATCAATATATAACTGGCAGTACAGAGTGGTTTTTAACTAAGTTACAAAGCTGGACTAAGTTTCTTAGTGTGAGGATATTTATCTTTAATAAACTGCATTTTGTGTTTTCAGAAGTGTATCACTGTTAACTACAAGGTTCCAGGcacatttattctcttaacaCTAACTcaattttccacattttaatcAATGAACACATCAGTTTGATAAACAAAAAGCaacccaatattttaaaatgcatattaccTTGTCATGTGGCTCAGTACAAAGAAATATTGTGGGCACAGCATTCTCTTTCAGTAACTTGTTGTTGCACTCTCTCTTAAAGCAGTCTGGAGTAAAGTGCTCTGAACAAATACTGCTATACTTGGTGggtttaaagttttttcttctgACAGCTGCCTCCCATTCTTTACAAAGACTGGGTCGAGTAAGAGGAAACCTAAGAAGAAGGCATAATTCAATTATCtgtcctgattttttaaataaataaaggcaccCAAACTTTCCAGCTTAGGAAATATCTTACATTGGTATTAAAGATGTTACAATTGTATTATCCTATTGGATTAAAGATTAGCTCTAGTTAtctatttatctcatttattaattttttaaaaatttttttgagatgccgtcttgctctgttgttaggctggagtgcagtggtgcaatctcggctcactgcgtctccgcctcccaggttcaagcgattctcctgcctcagcctcccaagtagctgggactcaggcgtgcgccaccacgcccagctaagttttgtacttttagtagagatgggctttcaccatgttggccaggatggattcgatttcttgaccttgtgatctgcccgccttggcctcccaaagtgctcgaattacatgcgtgagccactgtgcctggccctcattCATTAACGTTTAACTTTTTATACTGAGTTCACCAAAAGATTCAGGTAAAATACATACTATAGAGTAAATGTGCccacggctcatgcctgtaatcccagcacttgggaggccactGTCCGAGGGACTACTTaagtccaagagttcgagactagcctgggcaacacggcaaaaccctgtctctacaaaagacacaaaaattagctgggcatggtggtatgtgcccaggtactcaggaggctgagactgaggtggaaggactgctcgagcctgggaggtcaaggctgcggtgagctgagatcattccactgcactccagcctgggtgacagagccataccgtctcaaaaagaaaaaaataacctgtATTCATATTTTTTACCAGTAATTTTCTGTGTGctgcacagagagacaaagattGCACATTTGTATCTGCGTACTGGGAAAAAGGGGCTTCTAGTTCTCTTAGCATCAGTCTGACAAATATGAATAGGCTAAATTTGAATTAAAGGCAGATAATAACgaaagaatttattttctaatcaaCTGGGATGTCCATTAGGCCCAGGTAAACGGGGATAGTGAGAGTTTACATTTATTGTGGTAATTTTACTCTTCCAAGTTAAGAATTTGGTAAACTGGGGGgattagaaagaaaaagggaagggaatttCAAATTTATGTTTCACAGTCTCTCTTCCATGTACGATATGCTAGAGCCTGACTCTGCTAGTAAGAGATCTTTATGACAGTCCCTTTTCTTTGTACGACATAGCACTCTCCGCTGCCACTATGTAGAGGGTGGGAGAAGTGGTACTCCTAGAAAATCtcagctggggctgggcatggccTGTaatcaggcctgtaatcccagcactttgggaggctgaggagggcggatcaggaggtcgaagtatggagaccatcctggccaacatggtgaaaccctgtctctactaaaaatacaaaaattagctgggcgtggtggtgcacacctgtagtcccagctacttgggaggctgaggcaggagaatcacttgaactcgggaggcagaggttgcactgagctgagatcgtgccactgcactctagcctggtgacagagcaagactccatctcaaaaaaaaaaaaaaaaaaaaaagaaagaaaatctcaacTGGAACGGCCTCTATAAGTATAAACTAGGGTAGCATTTGCTGGTAAAATTCAGTACCTATGGCCTCCTGGCTCTGTAAGTATAAACTATGGTAGCATTTGCTGGTAAAATTCAGTACCTAGGGCCTCCTGGCTCAAGGACAACAAATTTACAGCTGTTTGTGAGATTCTCTTAAGATCTTTCCCATCTACTCTCCCTAAACCTGCTATTTTAGATAAGGGATAAGATGCAGGTTAGCCCTTCTTTTGATTCAATCCATATCTGCTTAACATCTAGCAGAAAcagttgtatctttttttttttttttttttttttttgagatggagtctcactctgttacccaagctggagtgcagggcaagatctcagctcactgcaacctccatatcccaggttcaagtgattcccctacctcagcctcccaagtagctaagattacaggcgtacgcctgtattttgtatttttagtagagacgggattttgccatgttggccaggctggtctcgaactcctgacgtcaggtgatccgcccaccttggcctccccaagtgctgggaattacaggcatgagccatcgtgcctcgACAAAAACAGTTATTTCCGACGTGTGAATACCCTCTTTAAACTAGTTTCCAGTGCCAATGAAACATTTTCCATAATTTTAGATTCCTTCTGCCAAGCCATCAGAAATGTGGGTGGGGAGCTGGGCATGTAATCCTGTTACCATCACCTGACCTTTCCCTACATTTAGAAAGAACATGTTTACAGAAATTCCAATTAAATCAAGAGATAATATTAGGATATCCTGAACTGAATCCTCTAAGTGTTCTATCCCCTTCTCCAAGGGGTAACATTATTACTCTGGAGACCTCTCTATGTTCTACACACTCTTATTTCTATAGGGTCCATCTCACATGAtatcaaacatatttaaaaaatgcatggaCACTCCCCTAGTAAACACAGATGGCCccacagcaaaaaaataaattaactgaaaagatatttaacattttgctttTGTAATTATTTACCTAATTATAAAAGATAATTAGCTAATTACCTATGGCTAATCTGTATAGTTTACCCCTGGATCTGATTTCTTACCTATCATCTGCGTATAGCTGTCAGGAATTCTTGCAAAGAAAACTTAacataaatgtaattaaaatttgtAAACAAATTCAGCTGAATGAAAATGTTATGTCACATTTTACAAGCGTTTATCATAAGTAATTACAACTCTgcacttttttcctattttcaagaGAATATTTTTGATCCTATCACTTAACTGTGCTACCTACTGGATAAGACAGCTCTGAAAGCTGTGGGGCAGTTTCTTTCGAAAGAGCTTTCTCTATGCACAGGTAATGCCATAATAAATAAAGATCCGTGTGAGTCATTTTATTATGATCCATGTTGTAACTGTCCATATTATCATTATTGTGTGCTGAAAAGATAACGATTTATCTCGGCAGTACCTGAAGCTTTCTCCAAAATACAGGGTCCTTAAAGCTTAGTTCCTAGAGATTGGGGGCAAAAATTCTCCCTGATTTCCCAGCCAAAAAACCCTTAATTGCTACGATGCTGGCCTCCCATCCACGGCAAGGGCGAAAAGTAGTGATTTCTTCGTTTAAAGgcctttgtttctattttaaatttaccCCTAAGACCATATTAAAACACCTGGCTGCTCTGTGACCCTGGTGGTGGCAAAACCCGCGCCACCCTAGGCATCGCCCGTGGGCTCCGAACGCGTCAACCCAGGCCGTGAGCGAAGCCTGCAACCAGGGCCTGTTCCAGGAGCGCGAGAAACGGCTGCCGCGGCGACGCGCGCCGAGAACGCGCGATCGGGCGGCGGTTCCCAGCGGGACGCGGTGGGAAACGCCCGACACGGCCGGCCCCAGACCCCACCCGCCCCTCGCGCGGACACGCGCCTGGCTCCGCCCCCGGCCCCGCCGGCCGCGCGCCCCCACCCCGGCTGAGACCGGCCCCGCGAGGCGCGCAGGGTCCTCACTTGTGGAAAGAAACGGGCTTGTCCTTGTCGTAGCGGTTCTTGCAGCCGTAGGCGGAGCAGGACTGCACCATCCTTCCGGTCCTCAGGCACTTCACTTCTGCCGCCGCAGAAGGCAGGGGAAGCTGTTCTCAGTGTCGCTGCGCTCGGTTGGATTCCCTCGCTTCTTTTGTAGCTTTGGCCAACAGTTACAGTGATGGTGGCCTCCCTCGGGGGTGACTAGTGTGCCCGTTTTGTTGTTTGCATTAGCAGAAGGACCACAGCCATCGCCCGTCTCCCATCTCCAAGATGGCGGAGGCAGCTTCAACCTCACCTCTCGCGAGGGGTGCGTCCCACTGTCTCTGATTAGCCCCGAGGTCAGAGGTAACGTTTCCTGGGAAGCTAACTATTGGCTGAGGCCAGGTGTTTCCGGCGGTGGCTTCAGAGTTGCCGAAGTGGGCGGAGCCCTGAGCTTCCGGCAGGCAGGAAGGAACTGCTTGTGGGGGGAGGAGGCGCGGCGGGAGGCCGGATTCCTGGGGCATCCTCCAGCCCCGGGCTGTTCCCGTGGGTTAATTGATGCGGACCTTTTCTGGGGCAGCTTACAGTAGGGAACAACTAGGGCCTCTTGGAGAACAGGTGTAAAGCCGAGGTCGTTGGCTGATTGCGCCCATTTCTTTAAAAGGGCGGACACAGATGGTGTATGATTAATAAAATTGTGGAACCTTTTCCCAGAGTGCTAATCTTTATCCCATTACCTGTGTCTTCAGGTATCACAAGTT contains:
- the THAP1 gene encoding THAP domain-containing protein 1 isoform 1 (isoform 1 is encoded by transcript variant 1) encodes the protein MVQSCSAYGCKNRYDKDKPVSFHKFPLTRPSLCKEWEAAVRRKNFKPTKYSSICSEHFTPDCFKRECNNKLLKENAVPTIFLCTEPHDKKEDLLEPQEQLPPPPLPPPVSQVDAAIGLLMPPLQTPVNLSVFCDHNYTVEDTMHQRKRIHQLEQQVEKLRKKLKTAQQRCRRQERQLEKLKEVVHFQKEKDDVSERGYVILPNDYFEIVEVPA
- the THAP1 gene encoding THAP domain-containing protein 1 isoform 2 (isoform 2 is encoded by transcript variant 2); the encoded protein is MVQSCSAYGCKNRYDKDKPVSFHKKKIFWSHRNSFPHLLYRLLFPRLMLLLDY